A genomic stretch from Setaria italica strain Yugu1 chromosome VII, Setaria_italica_v2.0, whole genome shotgun sequence includes:
- the LOC101771805 gene encoding cysteine proteinase inhibitor 10, whose product MARMVTITSILLLSLLVVATAAADTAAAAVVGGRRDIKDVGSNKLVQSLGQFAVAEHNRHLRRNGGVGTSSDPVTALLSFRAVAAAQQQVVAGVAYYLKVIARDHGGGDRPFDAVVVVKAWLKSKELVSFTPSPK is encoded by the coding sequence ATGGCAAGAATGGTGACCATCACCTCCATCCTCCTGCTCTCCCTCCTCGTCGTTGCCACTGCGGCGGCGGatacggcggcggccgcggtggtggGCGGGCGGAGGGATATCAAGGACGTGGGCTCCAACAAGTTGGTGCAGTCCCTGGGCCAGTTCGCGGTGGCCGAGCACAatcgccacctccgccgcaaCGGCGGCGTGGGGACCAGCAGTGACCCCGTCACCGCCCTCCTCTCCTTCAgagcggtggccgcggcgcagCAGCAGGTCGTCGCCGGCGTGGCGTACTACCTCAAAGTCATCGCGCGGGACCATGGCGGTGGCGACAGGCCCTTCGACGCCGTGGTGGTCGTCAAGGCGtggctcaagtccaaggagctCGTCTCCTTCACGCCTTCCCCGAAGTAG
- the LOC111257946 gene encoding uncharacterized protein LOC111257946, producing MTLACRTNGYLSMISRDEPGRYEILDTRNGRMLFYVTDDGGDGLSYFEVSLVKHRRGIGNPNVAFATVVSCQAGIAGERQATPPVVVPKRLRRSSCSKRGLLCGGKFYVLSKDGYILGLELVAMSLFCICLPDELLQDGREAIEYDDLKNVCVSRGEGSKFYLIHIKGFKVFVWLHDAERGSNASNGKGVGITPAEFAYLSILDTTDDCSRTDYLLDVKSRAVEKVFEEDSHRTSLLYPFTMVWPPAFPELNEEDDHGHVEL from the exons ATGACCTTGGCCTGCCGCACCAATGGCTACCTCTCCATGATTTCTCGGGATGAGCCTGGAAGATACGAGATCCTAGACACACGCAATGGGCGCATGCTCTTCTATGTAACGGAC GATGGAGGCGATGGCCTATCCTACTTCGAGGTAAGCTTGGTAAAGCACCGTAGAGGCATAGGCAACCCCAATGTTGCCTTCGCGACCGTAGTTTCCTGCCAAGCTGGGATCGCAGGAGAACGCCAAGCAACGCCACCTGTCGTGGTCCCAAAGCGTCTGCGTCGGTCGTCTTGCTCTAAGCGGGGTTTGCTCTGCGGCGGCAAGTTCTACGTGCTATCTAAGGATGGTTACATTCTCGGGTTGGAATTGGTTGCCATGAGCTTGTTCTGCATCTGCTTACCAGATGAATTGCTGCAAGACGGCAGGGAGGCAATAGAGTACGATGATCTAAAAAATGTTTGTGTTTCTCGTGGGGAGGGCTCGAAGTTCTACCTCATCCATATCAAGGGGTTCAAGGTTTTTGTCTGGCTTCATGATGCAGAGCGCGGCAGCAATGCAAGCAATGG GAAAGGTGTGGGGATCACGCCGGCCGAGTTTGCGTACTTGAGCATACTAGACACGACAGATGATTGCTCACGAACTGACTACTTGTTGGATGTTAAGAGCAGGGCCGTGGAGAAGGTGTTTGAGGAGGATTCGCACAGAACATCTCTTCTTTATCCCTTCACGATGGTTTGGCCTCCCGCCTTCCCAGAGTTGAACGAGGAAGATGACCATGGTCATGTTGAGCTGTAG
- the LOC101775219 gene encoding uncharacterized protein LOC101775219 — MDGVQGEEESLLNEPALSPEAATVIALVLGNDDLLREVLLHLSLPTSLVHAACVCKRWLRVASGHGFLRDFRSLHPPRLLGYFPNNTQPYPKLLPCNGLPTELEAASRHANTYLSRISKHPLFGNYVILDIRNGRMLVSMIDACDQTRLAIMVCTPLQSAPPVHLPFSQLLSTYRGINKGEFDMFEFLPEDGGDGLSYYEVRVMKRHQGNPRVILATVVACEAGVIGECRATEPMKLPKGLCWSCCSKRGLLCGTKFYLLSNDGYILGLDLVTMTLFYINLPEEVEMVKTEYDYYKNVDLSRGEGSNFYLIYLKGFHIRVWIHDAERGSETSNWVLVDTISLLKYLVLLRSCEGCRIHLLERSGDNAEFVYLRVSDTLDDYSDADYLLLLKSRAVEDVSENHWRSTSLLNPFMMVWPPTFPALNEEDDHGHVGL; from the coding sequence ATGGACGGAGTccaaggagaggaagaaagCCTTCTCAATGAGCCAGCGCTGTCACCGGAGGCAGCCACCGTCATCGCTTTGGTGCTCGGCAACGACGACCTGCTGCGGGAGGtgctcctccacctctccctccccacctcACTCGTTCACGCAGCCTGTGTCTGCAAGCGCTGGCTGCGCGTTGCCTCCGGCCATGGCTTCCTCCGTGACTTCCGCAGCCTCCACCCACCCCGTCTCCTAGGATACTTCCCCAACAACACTCAACCTTATCCCAAGCTGTTGCCATGCAACGGGCTGCCCACCGAGCTCGAAGCCGCATCCCGCCACGCCAACACCTACTTATCCAGGATTAGTAAGCATCCCTTGTTCGGGAACTATGTGATCCTGGACATACGCAATGGCCGCATGCTCGTCTCCATGATAGATGCGTGTGATCAGACTCGACTCGCCATCATGGTGTGTACACCGCTGCAGTCGGCGCCACCGGTGCACCTCCCATTCAGTCAGCTGCTTTCCACTTACCGCGGGATCAACAAAGGTGAATTCGATATGTTCGAGTTCCTCCCGGAGGACGGAGGTGATGGGCTGTCCTATTACGAGGTGAGAGTGATGAAGCGTCACCAAGGCAACCCTAGGGTCATCTTGGCAACGGTAGTTGCTTGTGAAGCTGGGGTTATAGGCGAATGCCGTGCCACGGAGCCTATGAAGCTCCCAAAAGGTTTGTGCTGGTCATGCTGCTCAAAACGAGGGTTGCTTTGTGGTACAAAGTTCTACCTGCTCTCTAACGATGGGTACATTCTTGGGTTGGATTTGGTTACCATGACCTTGTTCTACATCAACTTACCAGAAGAGGTGGAGATGGTCAAGACGGAGTATGATTACTACAAAAACGTTGACCTCTCTAGGGGAGAGGGCTCTAACTTTTATCTTATCTACCTCAAGGGGTTCCATATCCGCGTTTGGATCCATGATGCGGAGCGCGGCAGCGAAACGAGCAATTGGGTGCTGGTCGACACAATCTCTCTGCTCAAGTATTTGGTCCTTCTGCGAAGTTGCGAGGGTTGCAGGATCCATCTTTTGGAAAGGAGTGGGGATAATGCTGAGTTTGTGTACTTGAGAGTATCAGATACACTGGATGATTACTCAGATGCAGACTATCTGCTTCTTCTTAAGAGCAGGGCTGTGGAGGATGTGTCTGAGAACCATTGGCGATCAACATCTCTGCTTAATCCCTTCATGATGGTTTGGCCTCCCACCTTCCCAGCGTTGAATGAGGAAGATGACCATGGTCATGTTGGGCTGTAA